A window of Methanocaldococcus vulcanius M7 genomic DNA:
TCCTTTCAAGACATATTTTGCATATCTAAATGCTTTTTCAATTTTCTTACCATCTTTCTCTTCTGGATCTATTGCATATATTGCTATATCTGCCTCAGCTCCAACTCCCAAGTGTCCTTTTGTCTCACTTAATCCTAAAACCTTGGCTTGATTAGCCCTTGTTATTTTTGCGATTTCATATAGATCATATTCTTTATCTGCATCCGCTACATGACTTCTCTGCTGTGCCCACTTGTGAACTTTGTTGTATAACCACTCATCCCTATACTTTTTACTCATTAACCATGCAATAACTCTCGGGTATCTAATAAATGGCCCAGCATTTGGGTGATCTGTGGTTAATAAAACCTTATCTGTATTGGTGTGTAGGAAGAGTTCCAAACCAATTGCCCACTGAACTGCATAGACAGGTCCTTTTGGACTGTAAATGAAAGGAACAACTCCAGAACCTGTTTCAAGTTCAACATCACAGTTTGCCCACTTTAATCCATTAGTCATGTGTAGATCGTATTCCATTGGGCCATCAGCAGTCATTGTAGTGGTTTCATCTAATGTGATCTGCCCTACATCAATAACCACATGTTTTGATTTGTTTACATATTCTGCAATTTCTATTGCCTTACTTTCAAAGTCCTTCCATGAGGTTCCTCCATAGGAGTGGAATTGACAATGGGTGTTGTAGTAGGATGTTTCCCTCTCTCCAACTCTTGGTTTTGCCTCTATTCCCTCAACACACTTCATTGTCTCTAATGTTGTCTCCCAGTTTCCAGGATGTCCCAAGTTGTTTGGATGGACGTGGATTGAGTGAGGTAAACCAAGCATCTCGTTAACTTCTGCTAAACCTCTAACGATCTCTCTTGGTGTTATATCGAAGTATGGGACTGGATCATCTAAGCTGTGAACGTTTTTACCCCAACCCCATGCCTCTGTTCCTCCAGGGTTAACGATCTTTATTGCAAAACCTCTTGTTGCCTTTAACAGCCAAGCAACATATGCAGCACATGCCTTAATATCACCCTCTTTTAAATATTCCATAACCATCCAGTTATTTCCAAATAATGGCATTGCTGCTTTGTCTATCTGTGGGGTTTCTATAAACTCTTCGTGTGTGTGTCTTGCAATTAGTGGAGGCATTGCTGCCTCAACAACCATCGTATATCCCATTTCTGAATATTGATAACCTGTTTTGTATGTAGATGGAACTGAAAATCCAGTTCCAGTTCTTAATCCCTTTTTGGCATAGATGTCTTTTACACTATCTTCTGGTCTAAATATCCTTCCTACGTTAACTTTTGCTCCTGCAAGGTGGCTGTGAGAGTCAACTCCTCCGGGCATTACTACACAGTTGGAAGCATCAATAATCTTTGCGTTGTCAGAAACGCTCTCAACGATCTTTCCATCTTTAACACATATGTCCATTTTTTCTCCATTAACACCATTTAAAGGATCGTAGACGATTCCATTTTTAATAATGTATTCCATCCTATCACCGTTTTAATTTTAAACTATTTTAAATTAATTTAATATTATTAATAGGAATTGCTCAATTATTCTCCCGTTTCTATGTATTTTTTCCTCATTAAAGCCCTCATATCTAAAAGTTCTTCATCTGTTTTCTCTACTTCAACATAAAATCCAGGATAGCCCTTAAATGTTGGCATTCCAGTGCTGTGTGTATCTGGCTTAACAACACAGTTTGCCCAAGGTCCCATCGGGATATATATCATCCCTTCAGGCATTCTTTCTGTTGCTTTTTTCACATGAACCACAACTTCTCCGTATTCGGACTTAACTTTAACTTTATCTCCTTCTTCAACTCCAAGTTTTTCCATATCTTCTTCATTGATATAAACAACACCTGCTGCTTTTACATACATATCCAAGTTTTTTCCGGCCTCCATTGCCTCTCCTTGCCATATTGTCCTTCCAGTGTTTAAAAAGAACTTCATTTTATCACCGAACTATGATTTATTGTTAAATGACTCCTTTTTGTATTTTCATCCCTTTTTGTCATGTTTTTTATTAATTTTTTAAGTTTTTATTATTTGCTAATTATTTTCTTTTAAAAACGAGTTCTATTGCCCCTACTGGACATGCCTCTATGCACGCTCCACAACCACCACAAAGATCTTTGTTAATTATTGCAACAGCTCCATTTTCTACTCTAATAACAACATCATCACTGTAAGGACCCTTACCTCCCCATGTTTCTGGATTTTTAGCGTTTACTGGACAAGCTATTACGCAATTACCACATCCGTGGCACTTTTCTCGATAAACAACCAATTCATAAGCTTTCATTTCCTCACCTTCTAATGTTGATTATATTTAGTTTCATTATATTTTTATATTTTTATGTTTAGTTAAATTTATTTAATTTTGTTAGGTTATATTAAACCCATTTTACTTTTTTAAATGCTTATTTTAGCAGATTTTACTGATTCATAAGTTTTTTAAATGCTTCCTTCCATGCAATTGCTACCGGTTCTCTTTCGAAGTTTATTTCAGTTCTTTTAACTTTTATTGCGTTAATTGGGCATGCCTTACTACAAGCTCCACACAAAACACATAGATTTTGATTTATTATGAGTCGTGGCACTTTTTCTGCCTTGTCTTTTGGCATTGGGAATTCTAACGCACCACACGGACAGATAGCTACACAAGCTCCACAGGCGTTGCAGGCATCAACATCAATTATAACTTCTCCTTTGAATGGTTTTTCAACCTCTATCGCTTCTGCTGGGCAAATAAAGGCACACCATCCACAGGTTACGCAGGCATCCTTATCAACAACTGTTTTTCCGTTAATGTCTTTATATAATTCTGCTTTTGGTATTCTTTTCATCATTGGACATTTGTAGCAAATAACCTCTATTGCATTGTGCGGACAAACAAATTCACAAACTTTACAGTATACGCATTTATCTGAGTTAACTTCTATATCTGTTATTGGTTTTGGGTTTGATGGCGTTGGATAGCAGTATTTTAGGTCTATGGCATCAGCAGGACAGTAATCAGCACAGATTCCACACAAAACACATTTCTCCTTGTTTATGTTTACTTCTCCAATAACAAACTTACTTCTCTCAGCCAGTGTTTTTTCAACTTCTATTGCTGATTGTGGACAAAC
This region includes:
- the fwdA gene encoding tungsten-dependent formylmethanofuran dehydrogenase subunit FwdA, whose protein sequence is MEYIIKNGIVYDPLNGVNGEKMDICVKDGKIVESVSDNAKIIDASNCVVMPGGVDSHSHLAGAKVNVGRIFRPEDSVKDIYAKKGLRTGTGFSVPSTYKTGYQYSEMGYTMVVEAAMPPLIARHTHEEFIETPQIDKAAMPLFGNNWMVMEYLKEGDIKACAAYVAWLLKATRGFAIKIVNPGGTEAWGWGKNVHSLDDPVPYFDITPREIVRGLAEVNEMLGLPHSIHVHPNNLGHPGNWETTLETMKCVEGIEAKPRVGERETSYYNTHCQFHSYGGTSWKDFESKAIEIAEYVNKSKHVVIDVGQITLDETTTMTADGPMEYDLHMTNGLKWANCDVELETGSGVVPFIYSPKGPVYAVQWAIGLELFLHTNTDKVLLTTDHPNAGPFIRYPRVIAWLMSKKYRDEWLYNKVHKWAQQRSHVADADKEYDLYEIAKITRANQAKVLGLSETKGHLGVGAEADIAIYAIDPEEKDGKKIEKAFRYAKYVLKGGDVVVKDGNIVKQIFGDTIYVDVQVGEDLMNEVLKDVEEKFRRYYSVNIDNYPVSDKYANSWRVIKIDATDIN
- the fwdD gene encoding tungsten-dependent formylmethanofuran dehydrogenase subunit FwdD, with the protein product MKFFLNTGRTIWQGEAMEAGKNLDMYVKAAGVVYINEEDMEKLGVEEGDKVKVKSEYGEVVVHVKKATERMPEGMIYIPMGPWANCVVKPDTHSTGMPTFKGYPGFYVEVEKTDEELLDMRALMRKKYIETGE
- a CDS encoding 4Fe-4S binding protein, encoding MKAYELVVYREKCHGCGNCVIACPVNAKNPETWGGKGPYSDDVVIRVENGAVAIINKDLCGGCGACIEACPVGAIELVFKRK
- the fwdF gene encoding tungsten-dependent formylmethanofuran dehydrogenase subunit FwdF, producing MIEQVKETFENGFRIYRDGKIETRELLWNDEPCVGCGICADICPVEAIAMGPLGAIAKGDIIAPKLDIDEEKCVLCGMCASACPFNAMDLKINGKSIKEDERYPKIKRDIKISQDKCVLCEQCEMVCPQSAIEVEKTLAERSKFVIGEVNINKEKCVLCGICADYCPADAIDLKYCYPTPSNPKPITDIEVNSDKCVYCKVCEFVCPHNAIEVICYKCPMMKRIPKAELYKDINGKTVVDKDACVTCGWCAFICPAEAIEVEKPFKGEVIIDVDACNACGACVAICPCGALEFPMPKDKAEKVPRLIINQNLCVLCGACSKACPINAIKVKRTEINFEREPVAIAWKEAFKKLMNQ